One window of Bos javanicus breed banteng chromosome 1, ARS-OSU_banteng_1.0, whole genome shotgun sequence genomic DNA carries:
- the C1H3orf80 gene encoding uncharacterized membrane protein C3orf80 homolog, which translates to MWGPGITAEGVSVAPAPPPLLPLLLLLALALVAPSRGGGGCAELACGERERCCDAANATAVRCCKLPLHAFLDNVGWFVRKLSGLLILLVLFAIGYFLQRIICPSPRRYPRGQARPGPPGGAGQPGAAGPPDDEDDDSPELLRDEVAAGSQDSLLDSGGGGGRGRAGGGRSAPSCASEHELRVVSPVFLQLPSYEEVKYLPTYEESMRLQQLSPGEVVLPVSVLGRPRGGGAGESDGGGEGRFPLI; encoded by the coding sequence ATGTGGGGACCCGGGATCACGGCCGAAGGCGTGTCGGTGGCTCCCGCGCCGCCaccgctgctgccgctgctgctgctgctggccctGGCGCTGGTGGCGCCCTCGCGGGGCGGCGGGGGCTGCGCGGAGCTGGCGTGCGGCGAGCGGGAGCGCTGCTGCGACGCGGCCAACGCCACCGCGGTGCGCTGCTGCAAGCTACCGCTGCACGCCTTCCTCGACAACGTGGGCTGGTTCGTCCGCAAGCTCTCGGGGCTGCTCATCCTGCTGGTGCTCTTCGCCATCGGCTACTTCCTGCAGCGCATCATCTGCCCCAGCCCACGCAGGTACCCTCGCGGGCAGGCGCGGCCAGGGCCACCGGGGGGCGCCGGGCAGCCGGGGGCTGCGGGGCCGCCCGACGACGAGGACGACGACTCGCCCGAGCTGCTGCGCGACGAGGTGGCCGCGGGCTCTCAGGACTCGCTGCTGGacagtggcggcggcggcggccggggcCGGGCCGGCGGCGGACGCTCGGCCCCCTCCTGCGCCTCGGAGCACGAGCTGCGCGTGGTGTCGCCGGTCTTCCTGCAGCTGCCCAGCTACGAGGAGGTCAAGTACTTGCCCACCTACGAGGAGTCCATGCGGCTGCAGCAGCTCAGTCCCGGGGAGGTCGTGTTGCCCGTGTCAGTACTCGGCCGCCCGCGAGGTGGCGGCGCTGGGGAGTCCGACGGCGGCGGCGAGGGCCGCTTCCCGCTCATCTGA